The Candidatus Poribacteria bacterium sequence TTGCAGGGGGGGGATTTGAACCCCCGTCCTCCGGGTTATGAGCCCGACGAGCTACCTGGCTGCTCTACCCTGCGGCAAGAATCATTATGCTGAACCATGGTCGAGGAGGGACTTGAACCCTCACGCCTGTTTAGGGGCGACGGATTTTAAGTCCGTTGCGTCTACCGATTCCGCCACTCGACCGTAAATACTTTTAATAGTATACACTATCTATAGGTGTTTGTCAACTTTTTTTGACTTTTTTTTCCAAATCGTCTATCATAGAGTATTATGAAACACCTTACACTTGCATCAGGACATGAAATACCGATATTCGGCTTGGGAACTTGGCAACTCAAAGGCAGGCAGTGCCGACGCATCGTCAAAGAAGCTGTCGCATTGGGCTATACACATATTGACACGGCGTGGATGTACCAGAACCAGCGCGAGATCGGAAAGGCACTCGGCGACATCCTTATGGATCGCGAGGAAATCTTTCTGACTACCAAAATTTGGGGCACGCATCTCAGATACGCCGATGTGCTTGCCCAATTTGAGGAGTGTCTGAACGATTTGCAGATGGATTACGTCGACCTGTTGTTGATTCACCATCCGAGTCGTGATTCTGTTCCGGTTACCGAAACCTTTGAAGCGTTCCAAAAACTTTACGAAGCAGGTCAAGTCAAAAGCATCGGTATCAGCAATTTTAGCATCGCTCAGGTTGAGGAGGCGTGTGAAGCCTCCGAACTCCCCATTTGCACGAATCAGGTGGAATATCATGTGCGCAATAACCGGTCAGAATTGCGGGACTACTGCCATGCTCGCGGTATTGTGATGACAGCACACCGTCCACTTGCTGTTGGAGACCTTGCTGGTGACGCAGTCCTGCGTGGCATCGGAGAAAATCACGGGAAGACTGCGGCACAGGTAGCACTTCGGTGGTTGGTCCAGCAAAATATCATCACCATTCCCAAATCGGGGTCGGTGCCGCATTTACGCGAGAATTTAGATGTTTTCGAATGGCAATTGACTGACGAAGAGATGCATAGACTTGATACCGAAATGTAAAATTAGTCGTCAGTTGTCAGTAAAGAGATGTTTGTTAAACCTAAGCGCGTAGCCCGTAAGCGTAGCGGAGGGGTTTTTGCTTGGGTGTTTCTTCAGATCTACGTAAATGCACTTCAGTTATCAAATCCACCTGACCGAACCGCAAGGTACAATTAAAAAATGAAATTTGGGCTGTTTTATGAACATCAGATTCCGCGTCCGTGGCACGACGGTGCGGAGCATAAACTCTTTCAAGATGCGTTAGCGCAAGTAGAACTCGCTGATACACTCGGATTTGACTATATCTGGGAAGTTGAACACCATTTCCTTGAGGAGTATTCGCACTCTTCAGCACCAGAGGTATTTCTCGCAGCGTGTAGTCAGCGGACAACACAGATTCGATTAGGACACGGAATCGTGCTGATGCCTCCGGCTTACAATCACCCGGCGCGCGTCGCCGAACGCATCGCCACACTCGATCTCGTCTCAAATGGACGTGTGGAGTGGGGCACGGGAGAATCCGCTTCGCGTATGGAACTCGATGGGTTCAATGTGGATCCGAAATGTAAGCGCGAGATGTGGGCGGAATGCACACGTGAAACGGCGAAAATGATGTGCCAATCGCCGTATGCGGGGTATGCGGGACAGTATTTTTCGATGCCGACCCGCAACGTGATTCCAAAACCGTTGCAGACACCACACCCGCCACCATGGGTCGCCTGTTCCAGCCGCGATAGCCTTCGATACGCTGCCAGATACGGGCTTGGTGCATTGACCTTTGCATTTGTTGATGCAAACGAGGCAAAATTCTGGGTGGAAGAGTATTATGAGATTTTCGAGAAAGAGTGTGAACCTTTGACGCAGCGGGTGAACCCGAATATCGCGATGGTGTCAGGCTTTTCGTGTCATGACGACGAAGAGACTGCCATCGCCCGCGGTTTAGATGGTTTGCGTTTCTTCCGGTTTGGGCTTGCACATTACTATCACAACGGCTCGCAAATACCGGGGGAAACGGATGTTTGGCAGTTATATAAACAGACACCGCAGGATCCGGCTGAAAGTAGAGCGGGGATCGGCACACCCGATCAGATCCGTGCACACTTAGAGATAATGGAAGATGCTGGCGTAGACCAAGTTGTCTTCATCCAGCAGGCTGGCGCGAACCGTCATGAGGATATATGTGAATCGTTGGAACTGTTTGCTGAGCGCGTACTCCCAGATTTTAAAGCGCGAGACGCGGTACACGTTGAGAAAAAAAATGAACGACTCGCTGAAGCAACGGAGAGAGCGGAAGGACGAAAACCTGCATTGACATCCCTGAGCGAGATCCCGACTGTGGATTCCTATCCGGTCCTCAGGCAAAAATTGGAGCAGAAAACAGAAGAAACCAACAATGAGATGAGCGACGACGGCAAAAACTTTTTGTTGTCAATAGAGGGTGGCAAGCGAATTTCCAATGATTAAGTCTCGTCACTGAGCCATTAGATTCCGCGTCCCTCCCGTTCCTGGGGATGGACGCGAGACGTAGTGGAGCGATGAGAAGAAGCAGATGGTTAAAAAGATGAAAAATGTATTGGTAATCGACGACGACGAAAAAATCTGTTGGGCATTCGAGCAGTTTTTAGAAAGTGAAGGCTATCGTTCTAGCGTTGCGAATAACGCTGAGGAAGGTTTGCGCCGCATTGCAGCCGATAAACCGGATGTCGTCCTACTGGATGTGAAATTGCCGGGGATGAGCGGGCTGGAGGCGTTAAGTGAAATTAAGGAACGCCACCCGTGGGTAATCGTGATTATCATCACG is a genomic window containing:
- a CDS encoding aldo/keto reductase: MKHLTLASGHEIPIFGLGTWQLKGRQCRRIVKEAVALGYTHIDTAWMYQNQREIGKALGDILMDREEIFLTTKIWGTHLRYADVLAQFEECLNDLQMDYVDLLLIHHPSRDSVPVTETFEAFQKLYEAGQVKSIGISNFSIAQVEEACEASELPICTNQVEYHVRNNRSELRDYCHARGIVMTAHRPLAVGDLAGDAVLRGIGENHGKTAAQVALRWLVQQNIITIPKSGSVPHLRENLDVFEWQLTDEEMHRLDTEM
- a CDS encoding LLM class flavin-dependent oxidoreductase, translated to MKFGLFYEHQIPRPWHDGAEHKLFQDALAQVELADTLGFDYIWEVEHHFLEEYSHSSAPEVFLAACSQRTTQIRLGHGIVLMPPAYNHPARVAERIATLDLVSNGRVEWGTGESASRMELDGFNVDPKCKREMWAECTRETAKMMCQSPYAGYAGQYFSMPTRNVIPKPLQTPHPPPWVACSSRDSLRYAARYGLGALTFAFVDANEAKFWVEEYYEIFEKECEPLTQRVNPNIAMVSGFSCHDDEETAIARGLDGLRFFRFGLAHYYHNGSQIPGETDVWQLYKQTPQDPAESRAGIGTPDQIRAHLEIMEDAGVDQVVFIQQAGANRHEDICESLELFAERVLPDFKARDAVHVEKKNERLAEATERAEGRKPALTSLSEIPTVDSYPVLRQKLEQKTEETNNEMSDDGKNFLLSIEGGKRISND